The sequence below is a genomic window from Deltaproteobacteria bacterium.
GAATACAAAGCTTGGTGCGACCGATACTTTCACATCAAGCACCGGGGCGAGACGCGCGGTGTTGGCGGAATCTTCTTTGACAACCTCAAAGATAAGCCCGCTGAGCAATGTTTAGCGTTTAGCGAGGCCTGTGCCGCATCGATTGTGCCCGCTTATATTCCGCTGGTTGAACGGCGAAAAGATATGCCGTTTACCGAGGCTCAAAAAGATTGGCAGCAGCTGCGCCGCGGGCGCTACGTTGAGTTTAATCTTGTGTACGACAGAGGCACGACTTTCGGGCTGCGCACCGCTGGGCGTATCGAGAGTATTTTGATGAGCCTCCCGCTAACGGCGCGCTGGGAATACTGCAACGAGCCTGAAACTGGCAGCGAAGAAGATAAGCTTCTAAGTGTTTTGCGCACTCCGCGTGAATGGGTTTGATTCTCACCCTGGCGACCTTGCTCTAAATGCGTTACGTGTGAGCCGTGAGTACCCCAGACGTTAGCCATTCTACTTTTCAATCTTGTTCCAGAGATCTTTTAAAGCTCGCGGTCCCGATTGTTCTGATTCAGATCAGTCTGCATATGGCGGGCTTTGTCGACACCGTTTTGATCGGAAAAGTTGGTGAGCTTGAACTCGGGGC
It includes:
- a CDS encoding coproporphyrinogen III oxidase, which codes for EYKAWCDRYFHIKHRGETRGVGGIFFDNLKDKPAEQCLAFSEACAASIVPAYIPLVERRKDMPFTEAQKDWQQLRRGRYVEFNLVYDRGTTFGLRTAGRIESILMSLPLTARWEYCNEPETGSEEDKLLSVLRTPREWV